From Antechinus flavipes isolate AdamAnt ecotype Samford, QLD, Australia chromosome 1, AdamAnt_v2, whole genome shotgun sequence:
cagaagtAGTAAAAATCCAAATTAACCTTTTTGAGTAGGTTTTGTTGAGGGGGGAgggtttctttgtatttttaactcTGAGACTCCTTCTGTGAATGTCAAAGGAAGAGTAGTGGACAAGGAATcagaaggtctgggttcaaaaCCCAAACTTTccctttctgggcttcagtttctgcatttgtaaaatgattagaTTTGAGCTAAATGATCTTTTAGGTCTCTCTTATCTCAAAAAACTATGAAACACATGCCTGTGTGACCTTTATAAGTCACTTACCTCAAACTTTGTGGGCCCTggttttccatttgtaaaatgggaataaaatgggAATCTCCCCAAAAAAATCCTATTAAGAAAATGTTCTGTAAACTGCAGAACACTACAAAtaagtattgctattactgttaTTATAGGTAATATCAAAAATCAAGTTTTTATAGCAACTTTTAcaaagtgtattttttttctataataactCTGTGTGATAAGTTGTGTCTCCATTTTTAAAGAGCGGGGAAAGTTATGTTTTTATGGGAGGAAAGTTGGCAAAGTTGATGAGAGTgttggccctagagtcaggaggacctgagttcaaatccagcttcagatactcactagctatgtgaccctaggcaattacttaaccctgtttgcctcagtttcctcatttgtaaaaatgagccagacaaggaaatggcaaaattacTCCAGTgtgtctgccaagaaaaatcccaaatagggtcacgaagagtcagacatgacttagACTCAAAAGCAAACTTATGTTTAAAGAAACTAAGCAATTTACCACGAGGTCTTCTGCTGAccaattttttctttgctttttaaaaattcattgttgCAAAGCATAGATTtggaaataaaagtgataaaCAAAAGCTATCTGGTTTTTTTAATTGCCCAAGACCACATCATGGTCCTGGTTTCTTAATTCCAAGGCtctgaatctaatttttttttctttagaaattgaacCCAAATTTGTTgcattttgcttcattttcatCACTTTAGATCTGGAGGAGATCCTAGAGATCATGGAGTCCAACTggctcgttttacagatgggaacACTGAGGCTGTGAGACAGAAGGCAATATTTGCCTGCCATTACACAGGTCCTAAGGGGGCACAGACTCTCACTCCAAATTCACTGGGTCTTTCTAGCACACTGCACTGCCTTTCCAAAGATCACCTTTCTCCCTGTTTTCAACTCATTCAACCAAGCATTCTCTGCCACCGTTTTCCAGTCCCTCCTAAttccaatgccttccctctgttgattccATCCGGTATCTTGTgatttttgcttgcttgtttgtacCTGTTTGttggcatgttgtctccctttatattatgagctccttgagaaaaggaacaccgcaggcacttaataaatactggaaAGACTGCTGGAGGACTCCAAAGAATAAAAGGATCTTTCCGTTTTGCAATTCCCTGTTCTTTGACCCGAAATAGGAAGAGTCTGCGCCGGCTGCATCTGCACGGCCTGGTTCAGGTCCTCAGCCACCTGGATGACTcgccccttcttccctccacttcctGTCCCAGACCCCATAAAGGTGATTTCTCTAGAACACAGCAGGTCTTGACCCCATTGGGGTTATTagattgtgatttattatcagtaaatgtttgatttacaggcctattttatgtacctatatacctGAGGGTCATGTAAACATTTCTTGAGCAAGAagggagtggaaaaagtttaagaagccccgCTTTAGGGGCAGCTCGGTGGCGCCGTGggtagggcaccagccctgaagttcgGAGGCCCTGagtcaactctggcctcagacacttagcacttcctgtctgtgtgaccctgggcaagtcacttaaccccaactgtctcagcaaaaaaaaaaaaaaaaaaaaaaggcggcgGCGGCCCTGCtctggaagggaggaggagggagggagatggcCGGACCCTGCGCTCCTGCCTGGCGGGTGGGAAGGAGGTGTCCGCTGGAATCTCGGGTTTCCTCAGGGCGGTTACAGTCGGGGGTGGGAGGTGGGCCGAGAAGATGGCTGAGCTGGCGAAGGCTGGGAGGAAGCAGACACTTACAATGCGCTCAAACTCCTTGGCTTGGCTGAGCTCCCGAGGGAATCCATCTATGAGAAAGCCCTTGCTGTTTGGGCGGGACAACATGTTGTCACTCACCATGTCCAGAATCACACCCTGCGGGGCAGAGACTGGGCATTAGGGAGGCCACGTGGGTCCTGCACTAACTTGCTAAGGGGACTTTGGGAGCTTTGCTGTCATGGGAACCACGGCGTTTAcagctgggaaaactgagacctagcGCCCCGGTGCTGGACTCCAGTGTCACAATTTAAAGGAGATTTAAACAATCTGACTGCTCCACACCCGGCTCTTTCCACAGCTGCTTCAGTCATATCTGGAAAATGGACCTGGTTTCCCACCCCATGCAATTAGCTACCCAGGCCCAAGGACACAATCGCTcaaatctgtgaaatgggtataaTGGCCCGTTCCGTTCCTATGGGCCAGAGAAGAGCCCTTTGAAATGCCGTGAGGAAGGACTCGGGCCAACCCTCTAAGCTCTGGCCACAAAGGCAGAGCTGTGGGGAGCAGGGGAGACGTTAGGTGCTCACCGTGGGCACCAGCAGGCCCTTCAGCATGATGTCCCGGATCAGCTGGCCCCGCACAGTCGCCTGATTTGCCTCCTCCCTCAAAAGCTCCCCAAGGCCCACGTGGCAGAAGCCGTACTTGGCTGCCATGTTCTCACATTGTGTCCCCTTGCCACAGCCTGGTCCCCCCATTACGAAGATGATCCGATAGGACTTGAGCAgatctggggagggggaggaagaaggtaaGCTGGCCTGTGTATGCAGTTggcacatatatgtgcatgctTACTCTTGTGCTTGCTGCATACAGAATGTGGGTGCCACCTTCTGTTACAGAATCATACCATGTAGAGCTGGCGGGGATCATATGGTCTCATAcagtgagaaaactaagacttagTCTTTGCCAAAGATTTAAACCCAGGCCTTCTGACTGCAAGGCTGGCACTGTCCACCAACTCACGGGTTTACATTGGCAAGGAGGGAGGACCCCTAaacaaggaagagggaggaaggctCCAAGTGGTGTCCCTTCGACTTTTCTCCCCATGGCTTCTCCCCCAACCCCTCAAGGAAAGGCACCGGGTTTTCTGCCTGGATTCTGGCCCCCTCCGCTCGGCCACGGGCGTGTGGGTAGGGTAGGGGGGAGCTGGACCCCCAGAAGGGTGCCTAGAGATTTACCCTTCTGCTGAGGCCTCAGGGGTTTTCCCACCTGGGGCAGCTTGGAATGGCATCTGCCCATCTTCCCAGTAGCCCTGGGGGCTTAATGACCCTGCCCACCAACTTCTCCCTCCTGGATCTTGTACTTCCAGAACCCCTTTGGTCCTAACTCagcatttttctccctctttacccTCCCACCCCTGCTCCCCTAGCTTTCTGATGTCATAAGGAACTCTGGGGCCCCTACTATTGCCCTTACCttgggtggggagggaaaggagacatACATGGGCCAGGAAAAGAGAGTAGCATTGGACTCTGGGAGCCAACACAGAATCTGGACGAaatcttagagataatttaatccGGGAGTTCCAAACCCTATTTGTGTCAAGGAGCAGTCTGGTAAAAGCTATGGATCTCTtttcagaaaaatgtttatatgcaaatacacacatatatagacatgcattcatgtgtgtatgtctatgtgtttgtgtttatatatgtaggtgtgtgtatagatatacatgaattatattgaaatagttacctattttttttttaagttcatgtaCCTTGAGTTAAGAATTCCTAACATAGtcttaccttttgtttttcagatagggaaactgaggtacagagagtcaaagtgacttgctcaagtccAAAGACACACAAGCTTAGTGGGGCAAGGAGTCTGGGGTCCAAGCCAGGTCTTTTGATTACAAATCCAATGGTCCTTCCTCCATACTTCTTCATCCAAAGTGTGATCTCTGTATTCAGTGCCTTAGAGAAAATGAATTTCCATGATCTCCCATATCTGGGTTCATTTAAATCTCTGTTGACATCTGAGCTATAGGTCAGGTTTTGTTCTGCTTTTACTAATAGGTTCAAAAATAATTACAGAAGACAAAGTCAAAGAAGACAACTCTGGCTCTTCTCTCCACCACTGTTCCTGCTGAACACCACTGTATGCCTTTTTTCCCCCCGCTCCTCCTATCTGTCTCCCCCAaatatctccatctctctcttatTCACAAGGCCTCAGAGATAGACAGcaatgtgcaagaatgtttgtggccagaaactggaaactgagaggatgcccatcaattggagattggttgggtaaattgtggcatatgaatattatgggatattattgttctgtaagaaatgaccagcaggatgaatacagagaagactggcgagacttacatgaactgatgctaagtgaaatgagcaaaaccaggagatcattatacttggcaacaatattatacaatgatc
This genomic window contains:
- the LOC127544880 gene encoding adenylate kinase isoenzyme 1-like isoform X1, translating into MGRCHSKLPQVGKPLRPQQKDLLKSYRIIFVMGGPGCGKGTQCENMAAKYGFCHVGLGELLREEANQATVRGQLIRDIMLKGLLVPTGVILDMVSDNMLSRPNSKGFLIDGFPRELSQAKEFERIVGRSPNIVIVFDCSTETMIHRVLLRGQEEHREDDAEDIVRQRLETHYTLCEPILAFYQQKNLLRNILAEDAAENIFAKCCSVIDSLQ
- the LOC127544880 gene encoding adenylate kinase isoenzyme 1-like isoform X2 gives rise to the protein MGRCHSKLPQVGKPLRPQQKDLLKSYRIIFVMGGPGCGKGTQCENMAAKYGFCHVGLGELLREEANQATVRGQLIRDIMLKGLLVPTVGRSPNIVIVFDCSTETMIHRVLLRGQEEHREDDAEDIVRQRLETHYTLCEPILAFYQQKNLLRNILAEDAAENIFAKCCSVIDSLQ